One genomic window of Leptospirales bacterium includes the following:
- a CDS encoding ATP-binding protein, producing the protein MRIRTVLLVFALLTATALAAESDDALLQIENPQSIYSLDRSWRFQMADQAHFALATLDDSQWPLMRGGALWLRQGYDYDGVAWMRLHVRISAQLRQQDLALAIPYFYAANEVYFNGVRISAQGRIGPQGQLERPDVRARLLYIPASLVQADGDNVLALRVRSFHFLGGALTQNFFLSAADAGVDHHQRLSAWHAALAVLFVFVGLSHILTGSLRRHDRHYLHFGFFSLTAAALHAGQQSIGYWLVDSFYFNLILLNGGILFFPYFLTLFFRRFFDTRIRLFEYLLMALLVGTCSLFVLTLFIPDPLYDIYARYGVSTVLAVVLASLVYSAFLTVRAMRMRLTGARILSAGFLVFGLAAINEMTSYMNVTQTPRVLDEAFLVFVVTMQTAVALRFRQVNRQLEGATAELHARADALDRANRELEVSERRYRTLIDSSSDPIFSLDSAGRIQSVNPCIRDRLGYLSQSLIGHDFFELIYESTDASLEHLSQRVVRDEFERVRSRGGSVQFRTIFRTRLLEPHEMELRFESIEGDAPGPVISARLSSVEGDELARLCLAEAQRYVFGNYLRLAETISNRLAGGVARYCDADEAFGVKLSLREMIVNAIEHGNLEISYNEKTEAQQEGRYIEFVQERQRRTEYAGRTITVDYRMSPRRAAFRITDQGRGFNHRLMLRRSPDEVNREGIAHGRGLFLTLSHFDGVRYNEKGNSVLLIKRFGRRRS; encoded by the coding sequence ATGCGAATTCGGACGGTGCTGTTGGTTTTCGCGCTGCTCACTGCGACGGCGCTGGCTGCAGAATCGGATGACGCCCTGCTGCAGATAGAAAATCCGCAATCCATCTACTCCCTTGATCGCAGCTGGCGCTTTCAGATGGCCGATCAAGCGCACTTTGCTCTGGCAACGCTCGACGATTCGCAATGGCCTTTGATGCGCGGCGGGGCGTTGTGGTTGCGCCAGGGCTACGACTATGACGGCGTCGCCTGGATGCGGCTGCACGTCAGGATTTCTGCGCAGCTCAGGCAGCAGGATCTGGCTCTGGCCATTCCCTACTTCTATGCCGCCAATGAGGTTTACTTCAATGGCGTTCGCATCAGCGCTCAGGGACGCATCGGTCCGCAAGGCCAGCTAGAGCGCCCGGATGTCCGCGCCCGTTTGCTCTACATTCCAGCCAGTCTGGTACAGGCCGATGGCGACAATGTGCTTGCCCTGCGAGTTCGCAGCTTTCACTTTCTGGGCGGAGCGCTCACTCAAAATTTCTTCCTGTCCGCTGCGGACGCGGGAGTGGACCACCACCAGCGCTTGAGCGCCTGGCACGCGGCGCTGGCCGTGCTTTTTGTCTTCGTCGGCCTGTCGCACATTCTGACCGGGTCCCTGCGCCGCCATGATCGCCACTACCTGCATTTCGGATTCTTCTCGCTGACCGCTGCGGCCCTGCACGCTGGCCAGCAGTCGATTGGCTACTGGCTGGTCGATAGCTTCTACTTCAACCTGATTCTGCTCAATGGCGGGATTCTGTTTTTTCCCTATTTTCTGACGCTCTTCTTTCGCCGCTTTTTCGATACGCGCATTCGCCTTTTCGAATATCTATTGATGGCGCTTTTAGTCGGAACCTGTTCGCTCTTTGTTCTCACTCTGTTTATTCCAGACCCGCTGTACGATATCTACGCCCGCTACGGGGTATCGACTGTGCTGGCCGTGGTACTGGCATCGCTGGTCTACTCCGCGTTTCTCACCGTTCGCGCTATGCGCATGCGTCTCACCGGCGCACGCATCTTGAGCGCCGGATTCCTGGTCTTTGGTCTGGCGGCGATCAACGAGATGACCTCGTACATGAATGTCACGCAGACGCCGCGCGTGCTGGACGAGGCATTTCTGGTATTCGTGGTCACCATGCAAACGGCCGTTGCTCTGCGCTTTCGTCAGGTGAACCGTCAGCTGGAAGGGGCCACCGCAGAACTGCACGCCCGCGCCGACGCCCTGGACCGCGCCAATCGCGAACTGGAGGTATCAGAACGGCGCTATCGCACGCTGATCGATAGCTCCAGCGATCCCATTTTCAGCCTGGACTCCGCCGGCCGCATCCAGAGCGTCAATCCCTGTATACGCGATCGACTGGGTTACCTGAGCCAGTCGCTCATTGGCCACGATTTCTTTGAGCTGATTTATGAATCGACCGACGCCAGTCTGGAACATCTGAGCCAGCGCGTGGTTCGCGATGAATTTGAACGCGTGCGAAGCAGGGGCGGAAGCGTTCAGTTTCGAACGATTTTCCGAACGCGCCTGCTGGAGCCGCACGAAATGGAGCTCCGCTTCGAATCCATTGAAGGCGATGCGCCGGGACCGGTCATATCCGCACGCCTCAGTTCCGTGGAGGGCGATGAGCTGGCGCGACTCTGTCTGGCGGAAGCTCAACGCTATGTATTTGGCAATTACCTGAGGCTTGCCGAAACAATCAGCAACCGATTGGCCGGCGGCGTGGCGCGCTATTGCGACGCCGACGAGGCCTTTGGAGTCAAACTGTCACTGCGCGAGATGATCGTCAATGCCATTGAACATGGCAATCTGGAGATCAGCTACAACGAGAAAACGGAGGCGCAGCAAGAGGGTCGCTACATTGAGTTCGTTCAGGAGCGACAGCGTCGAACGGAATATGCCGGCCGAACCATTACCGTCGACTATCGCATGAGCCCGCGAAGAGCGGCCTTCCGCATTACGGACCAGGGACGGGGATTCAATCATCGTCTGATGCTGCGCCGCTCGCCGGACGAGGTAAACCGCGAAGGCATCGCCCATGGTCGCGGACTTTTTCTGACGCTATCACATTTCGATGGCGTCCGCTACAATGAGAAGGGCAACAGCGTCTTGCTGATCAAGCGCTTTGGCCGTCGCCGCAGCTGA